In Caldisphaera lagunensis DSM 15908, a single genomic region encodes these proteins:
- a CDS encoding molybdopterin-dependent oxidoreductase produces the protein MRVKINGIEYNFNKKITILNALRDNGIDVPTLCYDERLNPYGSCRLCLVKVNGKGIITSCNNYISDGMEIITDDPDVEMLRKENLKLLAENYPIGYKDKYPDKKFHELLNKYGLDGNKKVEDEGLYDKSHPYIYVNMNRCVNCYNCVRVCEDVIGKLVWRVVNRGYNSLIVAEDDKLGNSSCISCRSCIDVCPSGAIEDSFVINYGSPNKFVESSCILCSATCPVNVGISNDKPVMIKGDETKLKYSANCIVGRYQWENLYYSNDRIMEPLLKSGNNWKRIKYEEALNILANKIQDSIKNYGPNSVGFVISNRIALEEYYLLNKLVKELIKTNNIYSIVDLNYNNIRELYSIIKEEKPIKLNDIEKMGTIISIGDVERHHPAISSMFRQAWLRGKSNLIVIDDIDDFRSIHEQSDVYLYNEKKGLINLFRAIEAKLIKEGKYDKDYLNKHVNNINEFLDKIKSINVEKQYEDMANNVLSYINKLPISIFVEVEEEMINELINLYLILKSSYRNVYINPLIKDGDVLESLYIIQRENENKTHKEIIDEIGNLKVLIIIGNNLVTWSTKREELMKSLGKIEFIAEISPIIDTTARYLAKMVIPSSTFLEKDGHYLSEDFNLRKVNKVIEREGKQEFDIINDLIIRLGGERQEKNEALKNIKSMLNFI, from the coding sequence ATGAGGGTTAAAATTAATGGTATTGAATATAATTTTAATAAAAAGATTACTATTTTAAACGCGTTAAGAGATAATGGAATTGATGTTCCAACACTGTGTTATGATGAAAGACTAAATCCTTATGGTTCTTGTAGGCTTTGCTTAGTCAAAGTTAATGGAAAAGGAATAATTACGTCTTGTAATAACTACATAAGCGATGGAATGGAAATAATTACAGATGATCCTGATGTTGAAATGCTAAGAAAAGAAAATTTGAAATTATTAGCTGAAAATTATCCTATAGGTTATAAAGATAAATATCCTGATAAAAAATTTCACGAATTGCTTAATAAATATGGGCTAGACGGCAATAAAAAGGTTGAAGATGAAGGACTTTATGACAAAAGTCATCCTTATATTTATGTAAATATGAACAGATGCGTTAATTGTTATAATTGTGTCAGGGTATGTGAAGATGTGATAGGTAAGCTCGTTTGGAGGGTTGTTAATAGGGGTTATAATTCTTTAATTGTTGCAGAAGACGATAAATTAGGAAATAGTTCATGTATAAGTTGCAGGAGTTGTATTGATGTATGTCCAAGCGGAGCTATAGAAGATTCTTTTGTTATAAATTATGGAAGTCCTAATAAATTTGTTGAATCTTCTTGTATTCTATGCTCAGCAACGTGCCCAGTTAATGTCGGTATATCAAATGATAAACCTGTTATGATTAAAGGTGATGAAACAAAGTTAAAATATTCTGCAAATTGTATTGTTGGTAGATATCAATGGGAGAATTTATATTATAGCAATGATAGAATTATGGAACCTTTGCTTAAATCAGGAAATAATTGGAAAAGGATAAAATATGAGGAAGCGTTAAACATTTTAGCAAATAAGATCCAAGATTCAATAAAAAATTATGGACCAAACAGCGTTGGATTTGTAATAAGTAATAGAATAGCTCTTGAAGAATATTATTTGTTAAACAAATTAGTAAAAGAATTGATAAAGACTAATAATATATATAGCATAGTTGATCTTAATTATAATAATATAAGAGAATTATATTCAATTATAAAAGAAGAAAAACCTATAAAATTAAATGATATAGAAAAAATGGGCACAATAATCTCTATTGGTGATGTAGAAAGACATCATCCAGCAATATCATCTATGTTTAGACAAGCTTGGTTAAGAGGTAAATCAAATCTTATTGTTATAGATGATATTGATGACTTTAGATCTATTCATGAGCAATCAGATGTTTACTTATATAATGAAAAGAAAGGTTTAATTAATTTGTTCAGAGCAATTGAAGCAAAATTAATTAAAGAAGGTAAATATGATAAGGATTACCTTAATAAACATGTAAATAATATTAATGAGTTTCTTGATAAAATTAAATCTATAAATGTGGAGAAACAATATGAAGATATGGCCAATAATGTATTAAGCTATATAAATAAATTACCCATATCGATTTTTGTTGAAGTAGAGGAAGAAATGATTAATGAATTAATCAATTTGTATTTAATTTTGAAATCATCATATAGAAATGTTTATATTAATCCTTTAATTAAGGATGGAGATGTTCTTGAATCGTTATATATTATTCAAAGAGAAAATGAAAATAAAACACATAAAGAAATAATTGATGAAATAGGAAACCTAAAGGTCTTGATAATAATAGGAAACAATTTAGTTACATGGTCAACAAAAAGAGAGGAGTTAATGAAATCATTAGGTAAAATAGAATTTATAGCGGAAATAAGCCCAATAATTGATACAACTGCTAGATATTTAGCAAAAATGGTTATCCCTTCATCTACATTTCTAGAAAAAGATGGACATTATTTATCTGAGGACTTTAATTTGAGAAAAGTTAATAAGGTTATTGAAAGAGAAGGTAAACAAGAATTTGATATTATAAATGACCTAATAATAAGATTAGGAGGGGAAAGACAAGAAAAAAACGAAGCTCTTAAAAATATAAAGAGTATGTTAAATTTTATCTAA
- a CDS encoding 4Fe-4S dicluster domain-containing protein has product MLMAIPDRCTGCGRCEEACSFQHFNIIDPSLSAIHVVRLENEPLDAPTFCIECGLCAMPGVCPENAIYRDPNTFAVLIDRNKCDGCTNCIVVCPYGVITLDHIEKKAVKCDLCGGDPQCVKACPENALAYIEANDAAYYKRYFFAELQKKGMVPIVPYPSPRTREAI; this is encoded by the coding sequence ATGCTGATGGCAATTCCTGATAGATGTACTGGATGTGGTAGATGCGAAGAAGCCTGTTCGTTTCAGCATTTTAATATAATAGATCCATCATTATCGGCAATCCATGTCGTTAGACTTGAAAACGAACCATTAGATGCACCTACCTTTTGTATTGAATGCGGGTTATGTGCTATGCCTGGGGTTTGTCCTGAAAATGCAATATATAGAGACCCGAACACATTTGCAGTTTTAATAGATAGAAATAAATGTGATGGATGTACAAATTGCATAGTTGTCTGTCCTTATGGAGTTATTACCTTAGATCATATAGAAAAGAAAGCAGTTAAATGTGATTTATGTGGTGGAGATCCTCAATGTGTTAAGGCATGTCCTGAAAATGCTTTAGCATATATAGAAGCTAACGATGCAGCATATTATAAAAGGTATTTCTTTGCAGAGCTTCAGAAAAAAGGCATGGTTCCAATAGTTCCTTATCCTTCTCCAAGAACAAGGGAGGCGATATAA